aaataataaataaataagaacgtcagtaaatttgtcagggagcgcttgaggttcctaaaactgtattccctggaacgcaggcgggagagatacatgattatatacacctggaaaatcctagagggactagtaccgaacttgcacacgaaaatcactcactacgaaagcaaaagacttggcagacgatgcaacatccccccaatgaaaagcaggggtgtcactagcacgttaagagatcatacaataagtgtcaggggcccgagactgttcaactgcctcccagcatacataagggggattaccaacagacccctggcagtcttcaagctggcactgaacaagcacctaaagtcggttcctgaccagccgggctgtggctcgtacgttggtttgcgtgcagccagcagcaacagcctggttgatcaggctctgatccaccaggaggcctggtcacagaccgggccgcgggggcgttgacccccggaactctctccactaGAGGAACGACCTCtagtgaacccatgctgagattcattaatcaaattatgctcttcaaagtGACTTTTAATAATATcaactataattgattctaataatttgcctactatagatgTCACGCTTATTGGACGGTTATTTGACGGAATGGACTTATTCCTGATTTGAACACAGGaactagagtttacctggagtttacctggagagagttccgggggtcaacgcccccgcggcccggtctgtgaccaggcctcctggtggatcagagcctgatcaaccaggctgttgctgctggctgcacgcaaaccaacgtacgagccacagcccggctgatcaggaaccgagtttaggtgcttgtccagtgccagcttgaagactgccaggggtctgttggtaatcccccttatgtgtgctgggaggcagttgaacagtctcgggcccctgacacttattgtatggtctcttaacgtgctagtgacacccctgcttttcattggggggatggtgcatcgtctgccaagtcttttgctttcgtagtaagtgattttcgtgtgcaagttcggtactagtccctctaggattttccaggagtatataatcatgtatctctccctcctgcgttccagggaatacaggtttaggaacctcaagcgctcccagtaattgaggtgtttaatctccgttatgcgcgccgtgaaagttctctgtacattttctaggtcggcaatttcacctgccttgaaaggtgctgttagtgtgcagcaatattccagcctagataggacaagtgacctgaagagtgtcatcatgggcttggcctccctagttttgaaggttctcattatccatcctgtcatttttctagcagatgtgattgatacaatgttatggtccttgaaggtgagatcctccgacatgatcactcccaggtctttgacgttggtgtttccctctattttgtggccagaatttgttttgtactctgatgaagatttaatttcctcatgtttaccatatctgagtaattgaaatttctcatcgttgaacttcatattgttttctgcagccaactgaaagatttggttgatgtccgcctggagccttgcagtgtctgcaatggaagacactgtcatgcagattcgggtgtcatctgcaaaggaagacacggtgctgtggctgacatccttgtctatgtcggatatgaggatgaggaacaagatgggagcgagtactgtgccttgtggaacagagcttttcaccgtagctgcctcggactttactctgttgacgactactctctgtgttcattaactaattccacatctctggcacaacaccagtaaggatggacacATTTAACACActtgttaatggctgactaagttccatcttgcattattgtattattattattattataatcaagggggaagcgctaaacccggaggattatacaacgcctggggggggatgtggaaggcattcaggcttaattcggggaactggagcacagatccaattccctaaatcaagagcccctcaccaacatcaaggaaccttccttgaggggtgcatTATTGtagtaccgtgtcttcctttgcagatgacacccgaatctgcatgacagtgtcttccatttgtgacactgcaaagctccaggcggacatcaaccaaatctttcagtgggctgcagaaaacagtatgaagttcaacgatgagaaatttcaattactcagatatggtaaacatgaggaaattaaatcttcatcagagtacaaaacaaattctggccacaaaatagagcgaaacaccaacgtcaaagacctgggagtgatcatgtcggaggatctcaccttcaaggaccataacattgtatcaatcgcatctgctagaaaaatgacaagatggataatgagaaccttcaaaactagggaggccaagcccatgatgacactcttcaggtcacttgttctatctaggctggaatattgctgcacactaacagcacctttcaaggcaggtgaaattgccgacctagaaaatgtacagagaactttcacggcgcgcataacggagataaaacacctcaattattgggagcgcttgaggttcctaaacctgtattccctggaatgcaggagggagagatacatgattatatacacctggaaaatcctagagggactagtaccgaacttgcacacgaaaatcactcactacgaaagcaaaagacttggcagacgatgcaccatccccccaatgaaaagcaggggtgtcactagcacgttaagagaccatacaataagtgtcaggggcccaagactgttcaactgcctcccagcacacataagggggattaccaacagacccctggcagtcttcaagctggcactggacaagcacctaaagtcagttccggatcagccgggctgtggctcgtacgttggtttgcgtgcagccagcagcaacagcctggttgatcaggctctgatccatcaggaggcctggtcacagaccgggccgcgggggcgttgacccccggaactctctccaggtaaactccaggtacccttgaaaacaactcgtcgggtctCGGGGACTTACTTTGTTTAAGTTTATCTAtatgtttgataaccatgtccctcgtaaTAGCAATATTAATTTGAAttcttcaggaactgaataattgttaatttctggaatcttatTTATGTCTTCTTCTGTaaagactgacaaaaaatagtcattaaatagagaacacatttccagttcgttatccatcagctgtccattccaagttttcagaggtcctactttttccctcaccttcgtcctatacacttgaaagagtccttttggattagtctttgatttattagcaactctaatttcatagtcacgtttaacctttctaatcccctatttttacttctcttttaaactgaacaaattggtcaataaggttaacctctcctcttttcATGCGCCTATGTATTCCTCTTTTCTCCCCTGGTAGATGCGTTAGCTTCCTGATAACCCAtatgggatcgttattatttgacctaatttctctctggaaatatatatactctgagcacgttgtacagtattaagaaaaaaaaaacatacacgcagatcccttcgtaatcgtaagtgtgatcatcgtcaataaaatcattagctgtgcaagaaaggtataaaataccgacaatatgaaagttaagacacatgtgcaacatctggatatctttattgtagacgtttcgccatccagtggctttatcaatacagattctaggacataattagaagacagtagaactatatacaaaagatgagataatcagtccctcagccttggagttagtgttcacagcatcgtggtggaggagaatctggagcaaaggcgaacgattattattataatcaagggggaagcgctaaacccggaggattatacagcgcctggggaagggatgttgaaggcattcaggcttaatttggggaactggagcacagatccaattccctaaatcaagagcccctcaccaacatcaaggaaccttccttgagaggccaaggcgaacgaacgaacgaacaagttcaggtaagttcccaatgggatgagcgggaaagacgggacagacgaagaataacgctggagaggagtgtttttagtcgtagaaatagagccagggcttaacccagcagctaaggcgatcgtgggacagacattgagaacagaccataccacggtcgggatttgaacccgcggtcagagactctctgaccgcgggttcaaatcccgcccgtggtatggtttgtttgcaatcgtgtcattacgatttcgtgagtcattgagGACAGACATAGAAGGCTCTTCTGTTAGGACTCCGGTGGGGTCAGCGGGGaggacgggacagacgaagattAGCCTTGGCTTAacccagtttacctggagtttacctggagagagtttcgggggtcaacgcccccgcggcccggtctgtgaccaggcctcctggtggatcagagcctgatcaaccaggctgttgctgctggctgcacgcaaaccaacgtacgagccacagcccggctgatcaggaactgactttaggtgcttgtccagtgccagcttgaagactgccaggggtctgttggtaatcccccttatgtgtgctgggaggcagttgaacagtctcgggcccctgacacttattgtatggtctcttaacgtgctagtgacacccctgcttttcattggggggatggtgcatcgtctgccaagtcttttgctttcgtagtgagtgaggggtcgcatcatgggtgttagtggactgttgtgagtcacatcctgggtgttagtggactggtgtgggtcacatcctgggtgttagtggactggtgtggttcgcatcctgggtgttagttttacctggagagagttccgggggtcaacgcccccgcggcccggtctgtgaccaggcctcctggtggatcagagcctgatcaaccaggctgttgctgctggctgcacgcaaaccaacgtacgagccacagcccggctgatccggaactgactttaggtgcttgtccagtgccagcttgaagactgccactGGACAAGCacatggtgtgggtcgcatcctgggtgttagtggactggtatgggtcacatcctgggtattagtggtctggtgtgggtcacatcctgggtgttagtggactggtgtgggtcacatcctgggtgttagtggactggtgagtcacatcctgggtgttagtggactggtgtgtcacatcctgggtattagtggtctggtgtgggtcacatcctgggtgttagtggactggtgtgggtcacatcctgggacaagtgacctaatttgcaggaaatgctcggtataacaaggaactttctatatagtagtatgtcattgatgtcagctatggtctgtataagttgtatcgtgtACTGGCAgtaataaagttattattattattactttatctTCCAgccgggtcgagtcatagctcctggcccccgcctcttcaccctGTGAACTCCAGATAAAACGTAAACCCACTCTAGTCTTTTAAACCTtcgtagaaattattattattattattattatctaggaGGAGGATAATTAAAGTTTACCCGAAATATTTTACCCAACTATTGGCTTTACCATTTAAGTAACCactaatataaaaaaaacacacaaaaacattCCGTTTCGAAAATAAACATTTCTGATGAAATGGtgatatatttcatttttcattttcatttatttatttttttattcgtGAACGCGAGAGGAAAAAAGATGGCGGCGCTGTCCAGGCTGAGCAAGACGGCTTTTAGGCTTAATAATGACGTTTTAAAGGCCGTTAATGGTGCTTTGGTGCCCAGTAATGGTGTCTTCGTGCCCAGGGTAGTGGGTATATCCACGTCCAAGAAGAACAAGGACACCGTGACGGTCACGGACGCTGTGGTGGAACATGTCAAAgactgatgaatggttttgaaaaccgacaagttgaagaattgagacacttatgcaacacatgggaatctttactgaagaaatgtttcgccacacagtggcttcatcagtccaatacaaagtagaagtgggtaaggagagtagaagtttgaagtaatcagtccctcaacctggaatcgatgtgttcagtccatcactcttgtaggaagtgcagcacagggccagagaggtggcttatatactgcggtgagatgagttgaagcaggaggaggtgggatcacagtgggacctgccactagtgtaagtaggtcgtcgtccaaaggttgggcaagcgttgaagtctttgtaccaagatcccatgcactattcttcgtctgtcccgtcttccccgctcatcccatttgggattttacctgaactttcgttcgttcctatgctgcacttcctacaagagtgatggactgaacacatcgattccaggttgagggactgattacctcaaacttctactctccttacccacttctactttgtattggactgatgaagccactgtgtggcgaaacgtttcttcaataaagattcccatatgtttcataagtgtctcaattcttcaacaggtCAAAGACTGAACAAACAGCTGTGACTAAGGTACTGTTGTTGCCCATGtaggtttagctcttctttttttattataatgttGGCACGGTTACTGTTAATGTCACAGTCACTGCTGTCACAGTTACTGCTGTCAGTTActgttgtcacagttactgttaATGTCACAGTTACTGTTGTCAGAGTTACCGTTGTCAGAGTTACcgttgtcacagttactgtttTCACAGTTACTGTAACTTGTTGCAATTACTATTACTCTTGTCAGTTActgttgtcacagttactgttactgttgtcacagttattgtcactgttactgttgtcacagttactgttactgttgtcacagttactgttgTCAGTTACTGTTGTCAGTTGCTGTTGTCAGTTGCTGTTGTCAGTTACTGTTGTCAGTTGCTGTTAtcagttactgttactgttgtcagttgctgttgttactgttgtcacagttgctgttgTCAGTTACTGTTGTCAGTTactgttgtcacagttgctgttgtcagttactgttgctgttgtcagttactgttgtcacagttactgttgttactgttactgttgtcacagttactgttgTCACATTTACTGTTGtcagttactgttactgttgtcacagttactgttactgttgtcacagttacttttgtcactgttgtcactgttaatgtcacagttactgttgtcagttactgttgtcacagttactgttgTCAGTTACTGTTGTCAGTTGCTGTTGtcagttactgttactgttgtcagttgctgttgttactgttgtcagttactgttgtcacagttgctgttgtcagttactgttgtcacagttactgttgtcacagttactgttgtcagttactgttgtcacagttgctgttgTCAGTTACTGTTGtcagttactgttgctgttgtcagTTACTGTTGTCACATTTActgttgtcacagttactgttgtcacagttactgttgtcacagttactgttgtcagttactgttactgttgtcacagttacttttgtcactgttgtcacagttacttttgtcactgttgtcagttactgttgtcactgttgctgttgtcacaattattgtcactgttgtcacagttactgttgtcacagttactgttgtcacagttattgttgtcacagttactgttgtcacagttattgttgtcacagttactgttgTCACAGTTACTGATGTCACAGTTACTGTTGTCACAGTTTACTGTTATTCTTGCTACCTGAGAACTTCCTATATACACTGTAAGTCCAATAGTTTATACCTGGAGGTTTGACACATTAATCTTTTAAATTTAACtacatttttatttatatatttcagAACTGGATCAGTTATGACTCGGAAGTGGAGGACAACACAATAATGCATCTCACGTTCTTCTTCGGTGTAACTCTGTGTATAGTGACTATAGGATTCGTCTGGGCTTACCTGCCAGATTTCAGGTTAGACTACtaatgactcacaaaatcataacaGGATTTCAAAAtatggaacgggtggggtttgaacccttgACCTGGAGTTTTACTACTCGCTCGCCATGGGTTTAAACTCCACTCATTCCATGGTTTTGTTAGACTACTAATGTGTCCTGAAGACTGTTACGACCTTATGCTATAGTCAGTGTTACGACCTTATGCTATAGTCAGGTCTCGATTACtgcaaataatgaatcctgtgaagCGGTCGTATTATTCAAATTTGCACTgtttaaattatatataatttttgctCACGAATTGAAGAGTTTGTGGAAAAACTAAcattaattattgttataatcatgggggagcattaaacccatagggattatatgTTGCCTGTAAGGGaaaggggtggaaggtattcaggctcaattcagggaactggagcatagatcaaattccctagatcaagagcccctcaccagcatcaaggaacctcccttgaggggctagCATTAATTAATTTTGCAGTGAATTGAAATTTACACTGTTTGAGTTCACACTAATCAAGACCTCCTTGACGTATGACAGTTCGACGTATAATATTTTGACTTTACGATGGTGAAAAGCAATTACTCTGGAGATGAATCtcaagataattacccagcatgaaggcggCAAGTctgtaacttgtattcatttatttacttttcaatgcTGGTAtttatttagttacagtaattatctgtttatttacttattcaatgacagtagttatttatttactaaGCATATTGTGTTCGACTTTGCTATTTTTGACTTAGTGAGTTTCTCAGAATGTAACCCTACAATATTTTTACTTACAAAGTCATAATATTGGTCTTTGAAGACCTCACAATGTACATTCAAAATGGTGCATGGTAGAAATTTCTTATGATTACTGGTGTAAAATATACAGTAGAACAGGTCTCAAACATGTGCCTTTGAAATACCTttgaagtttcgagagtttctctactatgggccaggcttgtccagCTCGTACTGTATATTGTTCTGCAGGAAGTGCAAATTACCCATTGTAGTATCTATTTGTCctgaatttattattttttactgCAGAATGGTCGATTGGGCACAGCGTGAAGGGTACTTGGAGTTGCGCCGGAGGGAAGCAGAAGTCCTACCACTAATCGACCCCAACCTTATTAGTATTGAGAAGATAGAGCTACCATTGGATGAAAAACTTGCAGATACAGAGATCATTATCTGAGAGAATTTCAGGCCTATACTGACTTTGTTTCACATTTTTTGGTATGCCTACAGGATACTGtcattcatcactacaggatgctgtcattcatcactacaggatactgtcattcatcactacaggatgctgtcattcatcactacaggatactgtcattcatcactacaggatgctgtaagtcatcactacaggatgctgtcagtcatcaccacAGGatactgtcagtcatcactacaggatgctgccagttatcactacaggatgctgtcagtcatcactacaggatactGTCAgttatcactacaggatgctgtcagtcatcacttgCATCACTGGAGTAACCAAAGCACTTCTAATTTCCTTCACTATTAGCTTCACTACATTACTATTAAAGAACCTTGAAGTAATATACTGTAGTTAACACCTTGAAGTAATATATTTAAGACCTTGAAGTACTATATATAAGACCTTGAAGTAGTATAATATAGTTAAGACACTGAAGTAATATAGTTAAGACACTGAAGGAGTGAAATCCTTGAGTGTGTCTAActataagtgtatagtctaaagtgaagtacctcagagacttattatatcagtactaaatatcttctgctcttcgagggtaagAAACACTGAAGGATTGaactccttcagtgtgactatattataagtgtatagtctaaaGTGAAGTACCTCAGAAACTTACTATATCattactaaatatcttctgctcttcgagggtaagAAACACTGAAGGATTGaactccttcagtgtgactatattataagtgtatagtctaaagtgaagtacctcagagacttactatatcagtactaaatatcttctgctcttcgagggtaagATATACTGAAGGAGTGaactccttcagtgtgactatatgtaagtgtatagtctaaggtgaagtacctcagagacttactataacagtactaaatatcttctgctcttcgagggtaagAAACCGTCCTCCAAAGATATAATCTTTAGTTGAAGACAAAGTGGGAGTCCAGAAGAACATCTTGAAACACAAGACTCACCAGCTGGAAGACCTCAATATGAAGAAATACGAGGAGAACATGCTGGTTGTCCTCGGATGCGAAAGAAACTACGTAGGCAGAGAAAGCTTTGAAAGCTTCTTGAAGGAAAATATTCTTATTTCCAAAGAGCCTGAAGATTTTGTTTTCCAGATGGAATTAGCTCAACTATATGCAAAATACGCAGTCGAGGCAGGACTGCCACTTGCTAATTCTATGGACTGTGGAAAACACTTAAGCACTTCTGGCATAGGCATCAAGAGAATGAGTGCCAGGTTTAACTTTGAGTATGCCTATCAAGGAATGAGATGGATTGATACTTCTGGTAAAACTTTTTATGAACGTAGTGCTAAGAGAAAAAAGCCTCTATTGGATGAAATTTCCCGAAAAAAACAAAAACTAGTAGACAACAAAAAGAAGAAGGAACAGGAAAAAACTAAAAGAGAAGATAAAAGAAtggagaaggaaggtgaggaagattCAAGCAGTGACAAGGAACTGCCACCTTCCACAACTGAACCAGAAGTACAGACTGATGAGGAATCTAACAAGGTCACAAGTCAGGAAACTACTACTGACAATGATTCTCTTATAAGTAATTACATAAACAACTTTATAGTTTCTACTGGAGCAGCAGCTGAGTCAGAAGAACAGCGAGAACAGGAGACCTTCATTCAGGGGCttctcttccctgacaaaccaccaaaagaacagcaagaacaggagaccttcattgaggagcttctcttccctgacaaaccaccaaaagaacagcaagaactgGAGACCTTCATTGACGAGCttctcttccctgacaaaccaccaaaaCGTGTACAAGAAACAACTGCACCTGCCAACTTTGGCACAAAGCCAGAGTCTGTACAGGAAAAGCAAGATTATGATTTTGACCTGGATACTCTCTTTCACTGAATCAATCCTTCTTGGCTGCCATCACTTGTAGTAAACAAGCAAGAACTACATCCACTGAAGAAGACCACAAAAATATATGAGGATATTTTCACAAttgaaaattttatttttaaaattttttaagaagatattattattatttttgaaaTGAAAGGACTGATTTTAGTTGAGGTGatagtataataattatataatgggGTCTGTCTGTGTGAATAGTCCAGGTTAAGtactttaaaaataataatgacaatattgGTATGGTGAGGCATagtagtgatgaggatagtgatgaggGTAATGACCAGgatagtgatgaggatagtgatgaaGATAGTGATAAGGGTAGTGATGAATATAGTGATGAGGGTAATGAGGATAGTGATGTACGGTGACATGTATAGTAGTGTTGTATGGTGACATGTATGATAGtgatgtatggtagtgttgtatggtgacatgtatggtagtgttgtatggtgacatgtatgatagtgttgtatagtagtgttgtatggtgacatgtatagtagtgttgtatggtgacatgtatggtagtgtagtagtgatcattagtgatgtgttgtgtactGATATGTAGTGTTGTGAactgatgtgtagtgttgtgtactgatgtGTAGTGGGAACCTGGGTGTCAatcacctggtgtgggttgcattctgggtgttagtggactggtgtgggttgcatcttgggggttagtggactagtgtgcatcacatcctgggtgttaggtgactggtgtgggtcacatccagggtgtaaggtgactggtgtgggtcacatccagggtgtaaggtgactggtgtgggtcacatcctgggtgttagtggactggtgtgggttgcatcctgagtgttagtgtactggtgtgggggTTATCCAGggagttagtgtactggtgtgggtcgcatcctgggtgttagtggactggtgtgtgtcacatcctgggtgttagtggactggtgtgggtcacatcctgggtgttagtggactggtgtgggtcgcatcctgggacaaaagtgacctaatttggaGGAAATGCTCGGTataacaaggaactttctatatagtagtatgtcattgatgtcagctatggtctgtataagttgtatcgtgtactggcagtaataaagatattattattattattattactttatctTCCAGCCTTGCTGACGGCTTCACCTTCGACACAGACTTCCTGTTTAACTTTTagacagcaacagatttattaaacaaactttgataatacttcctttagcacttcTGACAGCCCATTCTAACTcaacctctgttatcctctccaccactGGCTACTTTctgctgcagcaacactgtccTGAACCACTGTGTGACCTGAGTGGGTTTAGTACTtcttttatataaaaaataataatacactaCAGTAAATTGTTAAGTATTCCACATCACTACGGTAAACTATTCAGTACTCCAAATCACTAAACTATTCAGTACTACAAATCACTAAACTATTCAGTTCTCTACATCACTACAGAACAGTGTTATGTACTTTACATCACTACAGTGAActgttaacccgtaaacggtccaaacatatatatatacgttctctcacacaataccccgaatattttgagaaaccaaaaattgatttttttttataggaaaaaagaACATGTAGTACCCAGGTGTCCCCATTTTTTTTATATGGCAGacacactgagtgcgcacacccattctctcatgtgtaGGCGACTCAGGCATAttgtgccaatgttgaatgaatgacaaatgaaacatatatacatttggggcgctacataagagaacgtatatatacatttggaccgtttaaggattTTATactccacatcactacagtaaactgtTATGTGCTCAAAATCACTACAGTAAATTGTTAAGTATTAAACATCACTACAGTTGTCACTcgtcactacaggatgctgtaattcatcactacaggatgctgtcattcatcactacaggatggtgtcaatcatcactacaggatgctgtcaatcatcactacaggatgctgtcagttatcactacaggatgctgtcaatcatcactacaggatgctgtcagtcatcattaCAGGGTGCTTTCAATCATCACTACAGGGTGCTTTcaatcatcactacaggatgctgtcagtcatcactacaggatgctgtcagtcatcactacaggatgctgtcagttatcactacaggatgctgtcagtc
Above is a genomic segment from Cherax quadricarinatus isolate ZL_2023a chromosome 10, ASM3850222v1, whole genome shotgun sequence containing:
- the LOC128687799 gene encoding NADH dehydrogenase [ubiquinone] 1 beta subcomplex subunit 11, mitochondrial-like, which produces MAALSRLSKTAFRLNNDVLKAVNGALVPSNGVFVPRVVGISTSKKNKDTVTVTDAVVEHVKDWSKTEQTAVTKNWISYDSEVEDNTIMHLTFFFGVTLCIVTIGFVWAYLPDFRMVDWAQREGYLELRRREAEVLPLIDPNLISIEKIELPLDEKLADTEIII